Proteins encoded in a region of the Neoarius graeffei isolate fNeoGra1 chromosome 3, fNeoGra1.pri, whole genome shotgun sequence genome:
- the LOC132883442 gene encoding mucin-2-like isoform X1 translates to MKRKKLILFILSSILQISFGQSSTFILPTIDTTEDFTSEPPSTSPSTSDTEITMETSTDVTLEPPSSSPSGSSTEITLETSTGVTSEPPSTSPSTSDTEITMETSTDVTLEPPSSSPSGSSTEITLETSTGITSEPPSTSPSTSDTEITMETSTDVTLEPPSSSPSGSRTEITLETSTGVTSEPTSTSPSESTIPFIPETSTGITSEPPSTSPSESTIPFILETSTGITSEPTSTSPSGSTVPIILETSTGVTSEPTSTSPSGSTRPIILETSTGVTSEPTSTSPSGSTRPIILETSTGVTSEPTSTSPSGSTRPIILETSTGITSEPTSTSPSGSTRPIILVTSTGVTSEPTSTSPSRSTIPVILETSTGITSEPTSTSPSGSTRPIILETSTGVTSEPTSTSPSGSTRHIILETSTGVTSEPPSTSPSRSTIPVILETSTGITSEPTSTSPSGSTRPIILETSTGVTSEPTSTSPSGSTRHIILETSTGVTSEPPSTSPSGSTRPIILVTSTGVTSEPTSTSPSGSTRPIILETSTGVTSEPTSTSPSGSTRPIILETSTGVTSEPTSTSPSGSTRPIILETSTGVTSEPTSTSPSGSTRPIILVTSTGVTSEPTSTSPSRSTIPVILETSTGITSEPTSTSPSGSTRPIILETSTGITSEPTSTSPSGSTRPIILETSTGVTSEPTSTSPSGSTRHIILETSTGVTSEPPSTSPSRSTIPVILETSTGITSEPTSTSPSGSTRPIILETSTGVTSEPTSTSPSGSTRPIILETSTGVTSEPTSTSPSGSTRPIILETSTGVTSEPTSTSPSGSTRPIILETSTGVTSEPTSTSPSGSTRPIILVTSTGVTSEPTSTSPSRSTIPVILETSTGITSEPTSTSPSGSTRPIILETSTGVTSEPTSTSPSGSTRHIILETSTGVTSEPPSTSPSRSTIPVILETSTGITSEPTSTSPSGSTRPIILETSTGVTSEPTSTSPSGSTRPIILVTSTGVTSEPTSTSPSRSTIPVILETSTGITSEPTSTSPSGSTRLIILETSTGVTSEPTSTSPSGSTRHIILETSTGVTSEPPSTSPSRSAPPAILETSTGVTTISQSSPSSRSTASITEKTSKVITSQSKPTSSKLSTVTQIATTTTAITTKATAATTTANKATTETTTTPITTTTSTTTTTTKPTTKRTTTTTTTPTTTTTTTTTTTTTTTTTTTAAVVEDGLQPIIELSITIKYTFVSELGNPQSNEFKKLAAIMAKVLNLIYKKLFGPRFLRSIIRAFRPQNRRADDFTEADVELVFNKSSTEPLPSPDEVVKGLKDVAENNNTFEVEFDATAISVINEPHKVPVQFRTNGTFEASLSDSSSDLFTNRALMIKTGLSPFFVADFPTAFTILTISNFSNGVLKEQTDSIMTFINLYFAHSAELPNNTQIGKTILRAANDTSLPFKIFLNDIIVNGTPVISSSDVSSKINMFMACFMVAVSLLFTWSS, encoded by the exons ATGAAGAGAAAAAAACTGATCCTGTTCATACTGA GTAGCATTCTGCAAATCTCATTTGGACAATCAAGCACTTTCATCTTACCAACCATTGACACAACTGAAGATTTCACATCAgagccaccatcaacttctccttcAACATCAGATACAGAAATCACAATGGAAACATCAACAGATGTTACATTAGAACCACCATCTAGTTCACCATCAGGTTCAAGTACAGAAATCACACTGGAAACTTCAACAGGTGTTACATCGgagccaccatcaacttctccttcAACATCAGATACAGAAATCACAATGGAAACATCAACAGATGTTACATTAGAACCACCATCTAGTTCACCATCAGGTTCAAGTACAGAAATCACACTGGAAACTTCAACAGGCATTACATCGgagccaccatcaacttctccttcAACATCAGATACAGAAATCACAATGGAAACATCAACAGATGTTACATTAGAACCACCATCTAGTTCACCATCAGGTTCAAGGACAGAAATCACACTGGAAACttcaacaggtgttacatcagagccgacatcaacttctccatcagaATCAACTATACCTTTCATACCAGAAACATCAACAGGCATTACATCAgagccaccatcaacttctccatcagaATCAACTATACCTTTcatactggaaacatcaacaggcatTACATCAGAGCcaacatcaacttctccatcaggcTCAACTGTACCTATcatactggaaacatcaacaggcgTTACATCAGAGCcaacatcaacttctccatcaggcTCAACTAGACCTATcatactggaaacatcaacaggcgTTACATCAGAGCcaacatcaacttctccatcaggcTCAACTAGACCTATcatactggaaacatcaacaggcgTTACATCAGAGCcaacatcaacttctccatcaggcTCAACTAGACCTATcatactggaaacatcaacaggcatTACATCAGAGCcaacatcaacttctccatcaggcTCAACTAGACCTATCATACTAGTAACATCAACAGGCGTTACATCAGAGCcaacatcaacttctccatcacgATCAACTATACCTGTcatactggaaacatcaacaggcatTACATCAGAGCcaacatcaacttctccatcaggcTCAACTAGACCTATCAtattggaaacatcaacaggcgTTACATCAGAGCcaacatcaacttctccatcaggcTCAACTAGACATATCAtcctggaaacatcaacaggtgttacatcagagccaccatcaacttctccatcacgATCAACTATACCTGTcatactggaaacatcaacaggcatTACATCAGAGCcaacatcaacttctccatcaggcTCAACTAGACCTATCAtattggaaacatcaacaggcgTTACATCAGAGCcaacatcaacttctccatcaggcTCAACTAGACATATCAtcctggaaacatcaacaggtgttacatcagagccaccatcaacttctccatcaggcTCAACTAGACCTATCATACTAGTAACATCAACAGGCGTTACATCAGAGCcaacatcaacttctccatcaggcTCAACTAGACCTATcatactggaaacatcaacaggcgTTACATCAGAGCcaacatcaacttctccatcaggcTCAACTAGACCTATcatactggaaacatcaacaggcgTTACATCAGAGCcaacatcaacttctccatcaggcTCAACTAGACCTATcatactggaaacatcaacaggcgTTACATCAGAGCcaacatcaacttctccatcaggcTCAACTAGACCTATCATACTAGTAACATCAACAGGCGTTACATCAGAGCcaacatcaacttctccatcacgATCAACTATACCTGTcatactggaaacatcaacaggcatTACATCAGAGCcaacatcaacttctccatcaggcTCAACTAGACCTATCAtattggaaacatcaacaggcatTACATCAGAGCcaacatcaacttctccatcaggcTCAACTAGACCTATCAtattggaaacatcaacaggcgTTACATCAGAGCcaacatcaacttctccatcaggcTCAACTAGACATATCAtcctggaaacatcaacaggtgttacatcagagccaccatcaacttctccatcacgATCAACTATACCTGTcatactggaaacatcaacaggcatTACATCAGAGCcaacatcaacttctccatcaggcTCAACTAGACCTATCAtattggaaacatcaacaggcgTTACATCAGAGCcaacatcaacttctccatcaggcTCAACTAGACCTATcatactggaaacatcaacaggcgTTACATCAGAGCcaacatcaacttctccatcaggcTCAACTAGACCTATcatactggaaacatcaacaggcgTTACATCAGAGCcaacatcaacttctccatcaggcTCAACTAGACCTATcatactggaaacatcaacaggcgTTACATCAGAGCcaacatcaacttctccatcaggcTCAACTAGACCTATCATACTAGTAACATCAACAGGCGTTACATCAGAGCcaacatcaacttctccatcacgATCAACTATACCTGTcatactggaaacatcaacaggcatTACATCAGAGCcaacatcaacttctccatcaggcTCAACTAGACCTATCAtattggaaacatcaacaggcgTTACATCAGAGCcaacatcaacttctccatcaggcTCAACTAGACATATCAtcctggaaacatcaacaggtgttacatcagagccaccatcaacttctccatcacgATCAACTATACCTGTcatactggaaacatcaacaggcatTACATCAGAGCcaacatcaacttctccatcaggcTCAACTAGACCTATCAtattggaaacatcaacaggcgTTACATCAGAGCcaacatcaacttctccatcaggcTCAACTAGACCTATCATACTAGTAACATCAACAGGCGTTACATCAGAGCcaacatcaacttctccatcacgATCAACTATACCTGTcatactggaaacatcaacaggcatTACATCAGAGCcaacatcaacttctccatcaggcTCAACTAGACTTATCAtattggaaacatcaacaggcgTTACATCAGAGCcaacatcaacttctccatcaggcTCAACTAGACATATCAtcctggaaacatcaacaggtgttacatcagagccaccatcaacttctccatcaagATCAGCTCCACCTGCcatactggaaacatcaacaggcgTTACAACAATATCACAATCTAGCCCTTCTTCTAGATCAACTGCAAGCATCACAGAGAAAACGTCAAAGGTCATCACATCACAGTCAAAACCGACTTCTTCCAAATTATCTACAG TAACGCAAATAGCAACTACTACTACAGCAATTACTACaaaagcaactgctgcaactacaACAGCCAACAAAGCTACTACTGAAACAACAACTACTCCTATAACTACCACCACCTCAACAACTACAACAACCACAAAACCGACTACTAAAAGaacaactactactaccaccaccccaacaacaacaacaacaacaacaacaacaacaacaacaacaacaacaacaacaacaacagcagcagttgTAGAAGATGGTCTCCAACCAATAATTGAATTGAGTATTACTATCAAGTATACTTTTGTTTCAGAGCTTGGTAATCCTCAGAGTAACGAATTCAAAAAATTGGCTGCCATTATGGCTAAAGTG ttgaatctaatctataaAAAGCTATTTGGTCCTCGCTTCCTTCGGAGCATTATCCGAGCCTTCAG ACCTCAGAACAGACGTGCAGATGACTTTACCGAAGCAGATGTTGAGTTGGTATTCAACAAGAGTTCAACAGAACCTCTCCCATCTCCTGACGAAGTCGTGAAAGGTCTCAAAGATGTTGCAGAAAATAACAATACTTTCGAAGTGGAATTTGATGCCACCGCAATCAGTGTCATCA ATGAGCCACACAAGGTCCCTGTGCAATTCCGAACAAATGGCACTTTTGAAGCGTCTCTCTCAGATTCTAGTTCAGATTTATTCACAAACAGAGCACTCATGATTAAAACAGGA CTTAGCCCTTTTTTTGTTGCTGACTTCCCAACTGCATTCACCATCTTAACCATATCAAACTTCAG CAACGGAGTTCTTAAAGAACAGACCGATTCAATTATGACCTTCATAAACCTGTATTTTGCTCACTCTGCTGAACTTCCCAACAACACACAAATTGGGAAAACTATACTCAGAGCAGCAAATGATACAAGCCTTCCCTTCAAGATCTTCCTCAATGACATCATAGTGAATGGCACAC CAGTAATATCATCAAGTGATGTCAGCAGCAAGATCAATATGTTCATGGCATGCTTCATGGTGGCTGTGTCACTTCTGTTCACATGGTCCAGCTGA
- the LOC132883442 gene encoding mucin-2-like isoform X2, with product MKRKKLILFILSSILQISFGQSSTFILPTIDTTEDFTSEPPSTSPSTSDTEITMETSTDVTLEPPSSSPSGSSTEITLETSTGVTSEPPSTSPSTSDTEITMETSTDVTLEPPSSSPSGSSTEITLETSTGITSEPPSTSPSTSDTEITMETSTDVTLEPPSSSPSGSRTEITLETSTGVTSEPTSTSPSESTIPFIPETSTGITSEPPSTSPSESTIPFILETSTGITSEPTSTSPSGSTVPIILETSTGVTSEPTSTSPSGSTRPIILETSTGVTSEPTSTSPSGSTRPIILETSTGVTSEPTSTSPSGSTRPIILETSTGITSEPTSTSPSGSTRPIILVTSTGVTSEPTSTSPSRSTIPVILETSTGITSEPTSTSPSGSTRPIILETSTGVTSEPTSTSPSGSTRHIILETSTGVTSEPPSTSPSRSTIPVILETSTGITSEPTSTSPSGSTRPIILETSTGVTSEPTSTSPSGSTRHIILETSTGVTSEPPSTSPSGSTRPIILVTSTGVTSEPTSTSPSGSTRPIILETSTGVTSEPTSTSPSGSTRPIILETSTGVTSEPTSTSPSGSTRPIILETSTGVTSEPTSTSPSGSTRPIILVTSTGVTSEPTSTSPSRSTIPVILETSTGITSEPTSTSPSGSTRPIILETSTGITSEPTSTSPSGSTRPIILETSTGVTSEPTSTSPSGSTRHIILETSTGVTSEPPSTSPSRSTIPVILETSTGITSEPTSTSPSGSTRPIILETSTGVTSEPTSTSPSGSTRPIILETSTGVTSEPTSTSPSGSTRPIILETSTGVTSEPTSTSPSGSTRPIILETSTGVTSEPTSTSPSGSTRPIILVTSTGVTSEPTSTSPSRSTIPVILETSTGITSEPTSTSPSGSTRPIILETSTGVTSEPTSTSPSGSTRHIILETSTGVTSEPPSTSPSRSTIPVILETSTGITSEPTSTSPSGSTRPIILETSTGVTSEPTSTSPSGSTRPIILVTSTGVTSEPTSTSPSRSTIPVILETSTGITSEPTSTSPSGSTRLIILETSTGVTSEPTSTSPSGSTRHIILETSTGVTSEPPSTSPSRSAPPAILETSTGVTTISQSSPSSRSTASITEKTSKVITSQSKPTSSKLSTVTQIATTTTAITTKATAATTTANKATTETTTTPITTTTSTTTTTTKPTTKRTTTTTTTPTTTTTTTTTTTTTTTTTTTAAVVEDGLQPIIELSITIKYTFVSELGNPQSNEFKKLAAIMAKVLNLIYKKLFGPRFLRSIIRAFRPQNRRADDFTEADVELVFNKSSTEPLPSPDEVVKGLKDVAENNNTFEVEFDATAISVINEPHKVPVQFRTNGTFEASLSDSSSDLFTNRALMIKTGLSPFFVADFPTAFTILTISNFSNGVLKEQTDSIMTFINLYFAHSAELPNNTQIGKTILRAANDTSLPFKIFLNDIIVNGTLISSSDVSSKINMFMACFMVAVSLLFTWSS from the exons ATGAAGAGAAAAAAACTGATCCTGTTCATACTGA GTAGCATTCTGCAAATCTCATTTGGACAATCAAGCACTTTCATCTTACCAACCATTGACACAACTGAAGATTTCACATCAgagccaccatcaacttctccttcAACATCAGATACAGAAATCACAATGGAAACATCAACAGATGTTACATTAGAACCACCATCTAGTTCACCATCAGGTTCAAGTACAGAAATCACACTGGAAACTTCAACAGGTGTTACATCGgagccaccatcaacttctccttcAACATCAGATACAGAAATCACAATGGAAACATCAACAGATGTTACATTAGAACCACCATCTAGTTCACCATCAGGTTCAAGTACAGAAATCACACTGGAAACTTCAACAGGCATTACATCGgagccaccatcaacttctccttcAACATCAGATACAGAAATCACAATGGAAACATCAACAGATGTTACATTAGAACCACCATCTAGTTCACCATCAGGTTCAAGGACAGAAATCACACTGGAAACttcaacaggtgttacatcagagccgacatcaacttctccatcagaATCAACTATACCTTTCATACCAGAAACATCAACAGGCATTACATCAgagccaccatcaacttctccatcagaATCAACTATACCTTTcatactggaaacatcaacaggcatTACATCAGAGCcaacatcaacttctccatcaggcTCAACTGTACCTATcatactggaaacatcaacaggcgTTACATCAGAGCcaacatcaacttctccatcaggcTCAACTAGACCTATcatactggaaacatcaacaggcgTTACATCAGAGCcaacatcaacttctccatcaggcTCAACTAGACCTATcatactggaaacatcaacaggcgTTACATCAGAGCcaacatcaacttctccatcaggcTCAACTAGACCTATcatactggaaacatcaacaggcatTACATCAGAGCcaacatcaacttctccatcaggcTCAACTAGACCTATCATACTAGTAACATCAACAGGCGTTACATCAGAGCcaacatcaacttctccatcacgATCAACTATACCTGTcatactggaaacatcaacaggcatTACATCAGAGCcaacatcaacttctccatcaggcTCAACTAGACCTATCAtattggaaacatcaacaggcgTTACATCAGAGCcaacatcaacttctccatcaggcTCAACTAGACATATCAtcctggaaacatcaacaggtgttacatcagagccaccatcaacttctccatcacgATCAACTATACCTGTcatactggaaacatcaacaggcatTACATCAGAGCcaacatcaacttctccatcaggcTCAACTAGACCTATCAtattggaaacatcaacaggcgTTACATCAGAGCcaacatcaacttctccatcaggcTCAACTAGACATATCAtcctggaaacatcaacaggtgttacatcagagccaccatcaacttctccatcaggcTCAACTAGACCTATCATACTAGTAACATCAACAGGCGTTACATCAGAGCcaacatcaacttctccatcaggcTCAACTAGACCTATcatactggaaacatcaacaggcgTTACATCAGAGCcaacatcaacttctccatcaggcTCAACTAGACCTATcatactggaaacatcaacaggcgTTACATCAGAGCcaacatcaacttctccatcaggcTCAACTAGACCTATcatactggaaacatcaacaggcgTTACATCAGAGCcaacatcaacttctccatcaggcTCAACTAGACCTATCATACTAGTAACATCAACAGGCGTTACATCAGAGCcaacatcaacttctccatcacgATCAACTATACCTGTcatactggaaacatcaacaggcatTACATCAGAGCcaacatcaacttctccatcaggcTCAACTAGACCTATCAtattggaaacatcaacaggcatTACATCAGAGCcaacatcaacttctccatcaggcTCAACTAGACCTATCAtattggaaacatcaacaggcgTTACATCAGAGCcaacatcaacttctccatcaggcTCAACTAGACATATCAtcctggaaacatcaacaggtgttacatcagagccaccatcaacttctccatcacgATCAACTATACCTGTcatactggaaacatcaacaggcatTACATCAGAGCcaacatcaacttctccatcaggcTCAACTAGACCTATCAtattggaaacatcaacaggcgTTACATCAGAGCcaacatcaacttctccatcaggcTCAACTAGACCTATcatactggaaacatcaacaggcgTTACATCAGAGCcaacatcaacttctccatcaggcTCAACTAGACCTATcatactggaaacatcaacaggcgTTACATCAGAGCcaacatcaacttctccatcaggcTCAACTAGACCTATcatactggaaacatcaacaggcgTTACATCAGAGCcaacatcaacttctccatcaggcTCAACTAGACCTATCATACTAGTAACATCAACAGGCGTTACATCAGAGCcaacatcaacttctccatcacgATCAACTATACCTGTcatactggaaacatcaacaggcatTACATCAGAGCcaacatcaacttctccatcaggcTCAACTAGACCTATCAtattggaaacatcaacaggcgTTACATCAGAGCcaacatcaacttctccatcaggcTCAACTAGACATATCAtcctggaaacatcaacaggtgttacatcagagccaccatcaacttctccatcacgATCAACTATACCTGTcatactggaaacatcaacaggcatTACATCAGAGCcaacatcaacttctccatcaggcTCAACTAGACCTATCAtattggaaacatcaacaggcgTTACATCAGAGCcaacatcaacttctccatcaggcTCAACTAGACCTATCATACTAGTAACATCAACAGGCGTTACATCAGAGCcaacatcaacttctccatcacgATCAACTATACCTGTcatactggaaacatcaacaggcatTACATCAGAGCcaacatcaacttctccatcaggcTCAACTAGACTTATCAtattggaaacatcaacaggcgTTACATCAGAGCcaacatcaacttctccatcaggcTCAACTAGACATATCAtcctggaaacatcaacaggtgttacatcagagccaccatcaacttctccatcaagATCAGCTCCACCTGCcatactggaaacatcaacaggcgTTACAACAATATCACAATCTAGCCCTTCTTCTAGATCAACTGCAAGCATCACAGAGAAAACGTCAAAGGTCATCACATCACAGTCAAAACCGACTTCTTCCAAATTATCTACAG TAACGCAAATAGCAACTACTACTACAGCAATTACTACaaaagcaactgctgcaactacaACAGCCAACAAAGCTACTACTGAAACAACAACTACTCCTATAACTACCACCACCTCAACAACTACAACAACCACAAAACCGACTACTAAAAGaacaactactactaccaccaccccaacaacaacaacaacaacaacaacaacaacaacaacaacaacaacaacaacaacaacagcagcagttgTAGAAGATGGTCTCCAACCAATAATTGAATTGAGTATTACTATCAAGTATACTTTTGTTTCAGAGCTTGGTAATCCTCAGAGTAACGAATTCAAAAAATTGGCTGCCATTATGGCTAAAGTG ttgaatctaatctataaAAAGCTATTTGGTCCTCGCTTCCTTCGGAGCATTATCCGAGCCTTCAG ACCTCAGAACAGACGTGCAGATGACTTTACCGAAGCAGATGTTGAGTTGGTATTCAACAAGAGTTCAACAGAACCTCTCCCATCTCCTGACGAAGTCGTGAAAGGTCTCAAAGATGTTGCAGAAAATAACAATACTTTCGAAGTGGAATTTGATGCCACCGCAATCAGTGTCATCA ATGAGCCACACAAGGTCCCTGTGCAATTCCGAACAAATGGCACTTTTGAAGCGTCTCTCTCAGATTCTAGTTCAGATTTATTCACAAACAGAGCACTCATGATTAAAACAGGA CTTAGCCCTTTTTTTGTTGCTGACTTCCCAACTGCATTCACCATCTTAACCATATCAAACTTCAG CAACGGAGTTCTTAAAGAACAGACCGATTCAATTATGACCTTCATAAACCTGTATTTTGCTCACTCTGCTGAACTTCCCAACAACACACAAATTGGGAAAACTATACTCAGAGCAGCAAATGATACAAGCCTTCCCTTCAAGATCTTCCTCAATGACATCATAGTGAATGGCACAC TAATATCATCAAGTGATGTCAGCAGCAAGATCAATATGTTCATGGCATGCTTCATGGTGGCTGTGTCACTTCTGTTCACATGGTCCAGCTGA
- the LOC132883442 gene encoding uncharacterized protein LOC132883442 isoform X3 translates to MAKVLNLIYKKLFGPRFLRSIIRAFRPQNRRADDFTEADVELVFNKSSTEPLPSPDEVVKGLKDVAENNNTFEVEFDATAISVINEPHKVPVQFRTNGTFEASLSDSSSDLFTNRALMIKTGLSPFFVADFPTAFTILTISNFSNGVLKEQTDSIMTFINLYFAHSAELPNNTQIGKTILRAANDTSLPFKIFLNDIIVNGTPVISSSDVSSKINMFMACFMVAVSLLFTWSS, encoded by the exons ATGGCTAAAGTG ttgaatctaatctataaAAAGCTATTTGGTCCTCGCTTCCTTCGGAGCATTATCCGAGCCTTCAG ACCTCAGAACAGACGTGCAGATGACTTTACCGAAGCAGATGTTGAGTTGGTATTCAACAAGAGTTCAACAGAACCTCTCCCATCTCCTGACGAAGTCGTGAAAGGTCTCAAAGATGTTGCAGAAAATAACAATACTTTCGAAGTGGAATTTGATGCCACCGCAATCAGTGTCATCA ATGAGCCACACAAGGTCCCTGTGCAATTCCGAACAAATGGCACTTTTGAAGCGTCTCTCTCAGATTCTAGTTCAGATTTATTCACAAACAGAGCACTCATGATTAAAACAGGA CTTAGCCCTTTTTTTGTTGCTGACTTCCCAACTGCATTCACCATCTTAACCATATCAAACTTCAG CAACGGAGTTCTTAAAGAACAGACCGATTCAATTATGACCTTCATAAACCTGTATTTTGCTCACTCTGCTGAACTTCCCAACAACACACAAATTGGGAAAACTATACTCAGAGCAGCAAATGATACAAGCCTTCCCTTCAAGATCTTCCTCAATGACATCATAGTGAATGGCACAC CAGTAATATCATCAAGTGATGTCAGCAGCAAGATCAATATGTTCATGGCATGCTTCATGGTGGCTGTGTCACTTCTGTTCACATGGTCCAGCTGA